The Apostichopus japonicus isolate 1M-3 chromosome 6, ASM3797524v1, whole genome shotgun sequence genome contains a region encoding:
- the LOC139969020 gene encoding uncharacterized protein isoform X2, translated as MASCNRKNIVNLAENASQAAEVAAEVDYEQEDSDQDDSIDQPGDIKKGHSLNYAKKLEPMPKDKQKKHLGPLRSKQQSIVTYRSLHLQHQSCLESQQ; from the exons ATGGCCAGCTGCAATAGGAAGAACATCGTTAACTTGGCAGAAAATGCCTCACAAGCAGCAG AAGTTGCAGCAGAAGTAGACTATGAGCAAGAAGATTCTGATCAAGATGACTCAATTGATCAGCCTGGTGATATCAAAAAAGGACACTCTCTGAATTATGCTAAAAAATTAG AGCCAATGCCCaaagacaaacagaaaaaaCACCTTGGACCACTCAGGAGCAAGCAGCAGTCCATCGTCACTTATAGGTCACTACATTTGCAGCATCAAAGTTGCCTGGAAAGTCAGCAATAG